Proteins encoded by one window of Bacillota bacterium:
- a CDS encoding GGDEF domain-containing protein has product MTKELKKIEKQKIRVLWKRELFQTPYIRCGVLLISILVVWVLKQGKLGNAGFVSATVVFGIFTLVTWAAARYRWISLRIAVIWWLVGFSADTFYAGYLIYFTGGTGSPLAPLLAASLLRVLVTYPHLPLFYVIFFVHFVVYFLACMRLGGISVIFQLEFCLTLFLLLGTGLIIAYIIKHQDEISLAKIKLAGERDEFEMLALTDGLTGIYNYRYFQYCLLEEMKRAERYGIPLSLLIFDLDFFKTYNDTFGHPAGDRVLKKVAEVLRRRLRSNDILCRYGGDEFVVILAGTGAKDAAQVAGNLKEAIKNYPFPGRQYLPGGKLTVSVGVATYPDDALNHIDLVEQADRRLYQAKSLENS; this is encoded by the coding sequence GTGACGAAGGAATTGAAAAAAATAGAAAAACAAAAAATTCGGGTTCTTTGGAAAAGAGAGCTCTTCCAGACTCCATACATCAGATGCGGGGTATTGTTAATAAGCATCTTAGTCGTATGGGTCTTGAAACAGGGAAAACTTGGAAACGCGGGATTTGTTTCAGCGACCGTTGTGTTCGGGATTTTTACCCTGGTTACCTGGGCCGCGGCACGCTACCGCTGGATTTCTCTTCGAATCGCAGTAATCTGGTGGTTGGTTGGCTTTAGCGCAGATACTTTTTACGCCGGATATCTTATTTATTTTACCGGGGGTACAGGTAGTCCCCTTGCCCCCCTCCTGGCAGCAAGCCTTCTCCGTGTCCTTGTCACATACCCTCATTTACCACTGTTTTACGTTATCTTTTTCGTTCACTTTGTTGTTTACTTTCTGGCCTGCATGCGTTTAGGAGGTATTAGCGTGATTTTCCAGCTGGAATTTTGTCTCACTCTGTTTTTGCTCCTGGGGACCGGCTTGATAATTGCTTACATTATTAAGCATCAAGATGAAATCAGTCTTGCAAAAATAAAACTGGCCGGCGAGCGCGATGAATTCGAAATGCTGGCCCTTACCGACGGGCTGACAGGGATTTATAACTACCGCTACTTTCAATACTGTTTGCTGGAGGAGATGAAAAGGGCTGAGCGATACGGGATTCCACTCTCCTTGCTAATTTTTGATCTTGATTTTTTTAAGACATATAATGATACGTTTGGTCACCCGGCGGGGGACAGAGTGCTTAAAAAAGTGGCGGAAGTTTTACGCCGGCGTTTGCGCAGTAATGACATTTTATGCCGTTACGGTGGGGATGAATTTGTCGTAATTCTTGCAGGCACCGGGGCGAAGGACGCGGCTCAGGTTGCCGGAAATTTAAAAGAAGCGATTAAAAACTACCCGTTCCCCGGCCGGCAGTATTTACCGGGCGGTAAGCTTACGGTTTCCGTAGGAGTAGCCACCTACCCCGATGACGCCTTGAACCACATTGATCTAGTAGAACAGGCTGACCGCCGGCTTTACCAGGCAAAATCTCTGGAAAACTCCTAA
- a CDS encoding HD-GYP domain-containing protein: MRLVTIENVQPGMRVAQPVFDSNGNVLVQQGITLSERYITRLAWRGITSIYVCNEIFPDLEVQDVIHVKTRLQAVRTVKKLMSQVSVGECFSDHEVKEVIEDVVDEILHREDIMINLTDIRAKQDYHFGHSVGVCVLSLLAGVILGFDRERLKRLGEAAILHDVGKVFIPSEILNKPGSLTDTEMAEVRRHTWLGFRSLYQYSTLGPDPAQVALAHHERYDGKGYPLGLAGDEIPEFARIVALADVFDALVTDRVYRRHYLPYEAVEILTAETGTHYDPEIARAFLYNIAPYPVGSCVSLNTGELGVVTKVFRGWGIRPTLTIIRDAEGRPVKNPYKIDLRFAPTVFIVALVQNQITAQRVEFG; encoded by the coding sequence TTGCGTTTAGTAACGATTGAAAATGTGCAGCCCGGAATGCGGGTAGCACAACCGGTTTTTGACAGCAATGGCAATGTACTGGTCCAGCAGGGAATTACTCTATCAGAGAGGTATATTACGCGGCTTGCCTGGCGGGGGATAACATCAATCTACGTTTGCAACGAAATTTTCCCAGATCTTGAGGTCCAGGATGTAATCCATGTTAAAACTCGCTTGCAGGCGGTCCGTACGGTAAAAAAACTGATGTCTCAGGTGTCTGTTGGTGAATGTTTTTCTGACCATGAGGTAAAAGAAGTAATAGAAGATGTGGTCGATGAAATTCTCCACCGGGAAGATATCATGATCAATCTCACAGACATCCGGGCCAAGCAGGACTATCATTTTGGTCACTCGGTAGGAGTCTGCGTCCTGAGTTTACTGGCTGGAGTGATTTTAGGGTTTGACCGTGAACGCTTAAAACGCTTGGGAGAGGCGGCAATCCTCCACGACGTGGGCAAAGTGTTTATCCCTTCAGAAATTCTAAACAAGCCGGGCTCGCTAACTGATACAGAGATGGCTGAAGTCAGGCGCCATACCTGGCTGGGGTTTCGCTCCCTTTACCAGTACTCTACCCTTGGCCCAGATCCTGCACAGGTGGCCTTAGCCCACCATGAAAGATACGATGGAAAGGGATATCCTTTAGGTCTGGCAGGCGATGAGATTCCGGAATTTGCGCGGATCGTCGCGCTGGCAGATGTTTTTGACGCCCTTGTCACCGACCGCGTCTACCGCAGACATTATTTACCTTACGAGGCCGTAGAAATTCTTACTGCAGAAACGGGAACCCATTACGATCCCGAAATTGCACGTGCCTTTCTTTATAACATTGCACCTTACCCGGTAGGATCCTGTGTTTCTTTGAATACAGGGGAGCTGGGTGTTGTCACCAAGGTTTTCCGGGGGTGGGGAATCCGCCCTACTTTAACAATTATCCGAGATGCTGAAGGTCGTCCCGTCAAGAATCCATATAAAATCGATTTGAGATTTGCTCCAACCGTTTTTATCGTAGCTCTGGTTCAAAATCAGATTACCGCCCAAAGGGTAGAGTTCGGATGA
- a CDS encoding methyl-accepting chemotaxis protein, translated as MKVRLRWKLMVLLLGAIIFFSAGVGTYAVKTMYDKVIKAAQEKLKADLALGREYLEERYPGPWAVRDGKLYKGDTLMNENFTAVDAIGSLTGDTVTIFQGDTRVATNVMKEGKRAIGTQVSPEVAQVVLKEGRTFIGKANVVGTWNQTAYEPIKDREGKIVGIWYVGVPNTVYDQMAFEFAGSMLLFGLGGILLVTLISWFFAGYICRPIQKLAAVIEQVQEGDFTVRANLTSQDELGNLGRQFDQMLALLSQILQKVADRGRDLFNSAQQLSQGTEEAVKVTEQIAATIEQVASGTDNQARSVEETSSQIKEMIKQVQQVDLSSQTVSSASEQAGKAAEGGREAIARAVMQMQTINESVNLSAQTVKILGQRSQEIGQIVSVITGIADQTNLLALNAAIEAARAGEQGRGFAVVAEEVRKLAEQSAEAAKQISVLIKEIQGETEKAVQAMEAGTEEVRHGIEVVQQAGVAFQEISSAVNNVTTRITQVFHATREMIQSANQAGSATENIASISQETAASAEEVAAATEEQTATMEQLAASAESLHEIANQLQELTERFKLDSHREQPV; from the coding sequence ATGAAGGTTCGGTTACGTTGGAAACTGATGGTTCTTCTTTTAGGCGCGATTATCTTCTTCTCTGCAGGAGTAGGAACTTATGCGGTTAAGACGATGTATGACAAAGTAATTAAAGCTGCTCAGGAAAAATTGAAAGCCGATCTGGCCCTGGGCCGGGAATACCTGGAAGAACGGTATCCGGGCCCCTGGGCGGTGCGTGATGGGAAACTTTATAAAGGGGATACCCTGATGAATGAAAATTTTACGGCAGTGGATGCCATCGGTTCTTTGACCGGAGATACGGTAACCATTTTTCAGGGTGATACCCGTGTCGCCACTAATGTGATGAAAGAAGGAAAGCGAGCGATCGGGACGCAGGTTTCTCCAGAAGTTGCACAGGTTGTTCTGAAGGAGGGGCGGACCTTTATTGGAAAAGCCAACGTTGTTGGCACCTGGAACCAAACCGCTTACGAACCGATTAAAGACCGGGAAGGTAAGATCGTCGGGATCTGGTATGTCGGAGTTCCGAACACAGTTTACGATCAAATGGCTTTTGAATTTGCCGGCAGTATGCTCCTGTTCGGACTGGGAGGAATACTGCTGGTAACGCTTATTTCCTGGTTTTTTGCCGGGTATATCTGCCGTCCGATTCAAAAACTGGCCGCGGTCATAGAGCAGGTACAGGAGGGAGACTTTACGGTGCGTGCCAATTTAACTTCTCAGGATGAGCTTGGGAACCTGGGGCGGCAGTTCGACCAGATGCTGGCACTCCTCAGCCAGATTCTCCAAAAAGTTGCAGACAGAGGGCGGGATTTGTTTAATTCAGCCCAGCAATTGAGCCAGGGTACGGAAGAGGCTGTGAAGGTTACGGAACAGATTGCGGCCACCATTGAGCAGGTTGCCAGCGGAACCGATAACCAGGCAAGGAGTGTTGAAGAAACCTCAAGTCAAATCAAAGAGATGATTAAACAGGTTCAGCAGGTGGATCTTAGTTCACAGACTGTTTCTTCCGCTTCCGAGCAAGCCGGGAAAGCAGCAGAGGGCGGACGGGAAGCAATTGCCCGGGCGGTTATGCAGATGCAGACCATTAATGAATCTGTAAATCTCTCGGCGCAAACGGTAAAGATTCTCGGACAAAGGTCCCAGGAAATCGGTCAAATTGTTTCGGTGATTACAGGAATAGCGGATCAGACAAACCTCCTTGCTTTAAACGCTGCCATTGAGGCTGCGAGGGCCGGCGAGCAGGGAAGGGGTTTTGCGGTGGTGGCAGAAGAAGTTCGCAAGCTGGCGGAACAGTCGGCAGAAGCAGCCAAACAAATTTCCGTCTTGATTAAAGAAATCCAGGGAGAAACCGAGAAAGCAGTCCAGGCGATGGAGGCGGGTACCGAAGAGGTTCGGCATGGGATTGAAGTAGTACAACAGGCAGGGGTCGCATTTCAGGAAATCAGCAGCGCTGTCAATAATGTGACAACACGTATCACCCAAGTATTCCATGCAACCCGGGAAATGATCCAGAGTGCCAATCAGGCAGGGTCAGCTACCGAGAACATTGCTTCCATCTCTCAAGAAACGGCGGCCAGTGCCGAGGAAGTTGCAGCAGCAACCGAAGAACAAACTGCGACCATGGAGCAATTGGCGGCTTCAGCCGAATCTCTCCATGAAATTGCCAACCAGTTGCAGGAATTAACGGAGCGCTTTAAGTTGGATTCGCATCGCGAACAACCGGTTTGA
- a CDS encoding general stress protein, giving the protein MAKVVLGVFDTRDQAERAVQELRNKGFHKEISVLARDEGKGEEGLRMGGEADTAVEGITTGGVLGGLAGLAAGAGALIIPGIGPLVAAGPIAGLLSGAATGGLAGGLIDWGIPEEEGRHYEEDVRRGKILVAVQSSGPKLDDAANVLRQFGAHDVKTH; this is encoded by the coding sequence ATGGCAAAAGTGGTCCTGGGAGTCTTCGATACGCGAGACCAGGCGGAAAGAGCGGTTCAAGAGCTCCGCAACAAAGGTTTTCACAAAGAAATTTCGGTCCTTGCGCGGGACGAGGGAAAAGGTGAAGAAGGACTCCGGATGGGAGGAGAGGCAGATACAGCAGTAGAAGGGATAACAACAGGCGGAGTACTAGGGGGTCTGGCTGGACTTGCTGCCGGAGCTGGAGCCCTGATAATTCCCGGAATTGGTCCCCTTGTGGCAGCGGGCCCAATTGCAGGGCTTCTATCGGGAGCCGCAACAGGAGGACTGGCAGGCGGCCTCATTGATTGGGGGATCCCTGAAGAAGAAGGGCGTCATTATGAAGAGGATGTGCGTCGCGGCAAGATTCTCGTAGCAGTCCAAAGTAGTGGCCCCAAACTAGACGACGCCGCGAACGTTTTACGCCAATTTGGAGCCCATGATGTAAAAACCCATTAA
- a CDS encoding DUF1540 domain-containing protein, protein MPEIKCTVTECTYNSDVQCGAPMIQVDRNGAPSAANSDQTKCETFKRKS, encoded by the coding sequence ATGCCAGAAATTAAGTGTACGGTGACCGAGTGTACTTATAACAGCGACGTTCAATGCGGGGCACCCATGATCCAGGTTGACCGCAACGGAGCCCCAAGCGCTGCCAATTCCGATCAAACCAAGTGTGAAACCTTTAAACGGAAAAGCTAA